CGGAGCTCTTCCGGGTGGAGGAGGACGAGGTGGCGGGGGCGCACCGGCTGGTGGAGTTCGCGCGTGCGCGCCGGCTGATGCGGGCGGATGTGGATCGGCTGCTGGCGGTAGCGGAGGCGATGTTCACCGAGCGAGCGCCCGGAGAGGTGCTCGTGGAGGAGGCGCCGCGCTGCAAGGAGCCGGACTGCGGGCGGCCGGTTCTGGCGAAGGAACTGTGTGTCGCGCACTACCACCGTGCGCGTCGGGCGAAGCCAGCGAAACCCACCCCCTGAGGTCGACCCTCTCCCTCTGGGAGGGGGCCGGGGTGAGGGAGCCACGGACCCCGGGTTGAACCCTCGGCCCACCGTGTGCCACGGGTTGGAGAACGGGGACAGATACCCTCACCCCCACCCTCTCCCGAGGGGAGAGGGAGTCTTCGTCCCGTCTACCGGCGCCGGGCCCGCTCCAGCTTCAGCGTCTTCTCGCCGTGCTGCTTGCCGTTGAGGGCCTCGAAGGCGGGCACGTCCTCGTCGGCGATGAAGACGTACGCGTAGGTGGGCTTGAGCTCCACGCGCTGCACCTTGCCCGCCGGGGCGCCCAGTCCTTCCAGGGCGCTGGTGAGGGCGGCCTCATCCAACCCATCGGAGCGGCCCAGTCCCACCCACAGGCGGGCCTGACCGGGCACCTCGGGCGTGGACTCCTGGCGCTCGGGGCGCTCGGGGCGCGGCGGGCGCTCGCGGAAGCCGCGGGGCCTGTGCCGATCCACCTTCAGGGCCTTCTCGCCGTGCTGCTTGCCGTCGAGCGCCTCGAAGGCCTGCGCCTCCGCCTCGGGCACGTAGGCGTAGCCGTAGTGGGGGCGGAGCACCGCCTTGTTCACCTTGCCCGCGGGGGCGCCAGCGGCCTCCAGGGCGGCGATGAACTTCGCCTCGTCGAGGCCGTCGTCCATGCCCAGGTTGAACTTCAGCTTCACCTCGCCGGGGCCGGCGTCGGGCGAGGGCGGCGGCCGGTTCGGGTCGCGCTCGCCACGGGGCCGGCTCTTCTCCACCTTCAGGGCCTTGTCCTTGTACGGCTTGCCGGTGAGGGCCTCGAAAGCGGCCAGGTCCTCCTGGGCGATGAAGACATAGGCGAAGCCCGGCTTGAGATCGGCCCGCACCACCTTGTTGGCGGGGGCGCCGGCCTCCTCCAGGGCGGTGACGATGCTGCCGGGGCCCAGGCCGTCATCGGTGCCCAGGTTGACCCACAGCTTCACCTCGCCAGGGGCGGCCTCCTGCCCGGCGGGGCCACGCTCGCCGCGCTCACGGCGGCGCTTGTCGCCACGCTCCGCGCGCTCGCCACGCTCACGCGACTCGCCGGACGGCTCCGCGCGGCCCTCCCGGCGCTCCTCGCGGCGGGGCTTGTCCCTGTCCCGTTCCCGGTCGCGGGGGCGCTCACCGCGCTCGCGCTCCTTGCGGCGGCCCTCGGGCTTGCGCTCCTGCTGGGGCTCGCGCTCGGTCTCCCCGGCGGCCTGGGCCTTCTCCATGCGTAGGTGGCTGAAGAAGTACTTGAGCAGGAAGGCGACGAGGTCATCCGCGTCCGCCCGGCCCTTGAGCTGGGCGGCCAGGGGCAGGAAGCCCTCGAAGATGGAGCCGGAGGCGGCCTCGCGGATCTCCCGCACGTGGCGCTCGGCCCACAGGCGCATGGCCTCCTCGGGGGCGGGCATCTCGCGCTTCTCGAACTTGATGCCGAACTTCTTCTCCAGCACGGAGTAGGTGGCCAGCTCGCGGCCGGAGAAGAGGTTGATGGCGGTGCCCTTGTTGCCGATGCGGCCGGTGCGGCCCACCCGGTGCAGGTAGACGGCCGGGTCCTCGGGCAGCGAGTAGTTGATGACGTACTCGAGGCCGGAGATGTCGATGCCGCGCGCCGCGATGTCCGTGGCCACCATGAAGGCCACCTCGCCGCGCTTCACCTTGCCCATCACCCGCTCGCGCTCCTTCTGCGGCAGGTCCCCGTTGAGCAGGTCCGCGTCGAAGCCGTTGCGGTTGAGCACCGCCGTCACCAGCGCCGTGTCATCCCGCGTGTTGCAGAAGATGATGGCGTTGTGCGGCTCCTCCGCCTCCAGCACGTAGATGAGGTTGCGCGGCTTGGGGAAGGCGTCCGACACGTCGTAGCGGATGTGGTGGATGTGCTCGACGGTGAAGACGTCGCCGGAGAGCAGCAGCGTCTCGGCGTTGGTGGTGTAGCGGGCAATCAGGTTCTGGATGTCCGTGGGCACCGTGGCGCTGAAGAGCAGCACCTGCCGGTCCTTGGGGAGCCTGTCGAGGATGCGCGTCACCTCCTCGTAGAAGCCCTGGTTGAGCATCTCGTCGGCTTCGTCGAGCACCGCGTGGGAGCAGGCCTCGAGCTTGAGGTTGCCGCGGTTGATGTGGTCGAACACCCGGCCGGGGGTGCCGACGATGATCTGCGTGCCCTCCTCGAGCGCGTCCTCCTGCTGCTTCATGGAGGCGCCGCCGTAGATGGCCGCGACCTTGACGCCCTTGTGCTTGCCCAGGGCGGAGAGCTCCTCGGACACCTGGAGGGCCAGCTCTCGGGTGGGGCAGAGGATGAGGGCGCGCACGCGCTTGTCCTCGGCGGAAATCTTCTCCAGCAGGGGCAGGCCGAAGGCGGCCGTCTTGCCCGTGCCCGTCTTGCTCCGGACAATGAGATCCCTGCCCTCCATGACGGGCCGGAAGGCCTTGGCCTGGACGGGGGTGGGGTGGGTGTAACCGCGCTCCGTGATGCCGCGTCGCAGGGGCTCGGAGAGGTTCAAGTCATCGAAGCTGACGTCCGCGACGTACTCGGCGGGGCGGGTCGGGGCTTCGGCAGTGGTTTCCGGCTGCTCCGGAGGTTGAATGTCGCTCATCAAGGCAGGGGCATAACCCCTGCATTACCCTCTGGCAACAATCGGCTCACTTTGCATAAGGAACTCCCCATGGCGAATGGGAGGAAGAAAACGGGAGGTACGGGAACCCGGACCCGGGCGAAGCGTCCGGCCGCGGCCCCGCCCCCCGAGGAAGCAGAGGCCGTGGAGGCGGAATCCTCCGAGCCGGAACCGGAATCCCTGGAGCCGGCCCCCGAGGAGCTGGAGGAGGTGGAGGCCGAGGTGGAGGAGTCCCCCAAGGTCCCCGCCAGGGCCCTGGTGAGGGCGGGGGAGTCGGGGCTGGCCCGGGCCGACCCCCTCCAGGCGTACATGGCCGAGGTGACGCGCCACCCGCTGCTCACCCGGGAGGAGGAGACGGCGCTCGCCCGGCACTACCGGGATACGGGGGACGTACAGGCGGCCTATCGGCTGGTGGCGGCCAACCTGCGACTGGTGGTGAAGCTGGCCCACGAGTACCACCGCAACCCCCTGTCCCTGCTGGACCTGGTGCAGGAGGGCAACATCGGGCTGATGCAGGCGGTCAAGAAGTACGATCCGGAGCGGGGGGTGAAGCTCAGCTCCTACGCCGCATGGTGGATACGCGCCTACATCCTGCGTTACATCATGGACAACTGGAAGATGGTGAAGCTGGGGACGACGGAGGCCCAGCGGAAGCTCTTCTTCAAGTTGCGCCAGGAGCAGGAGAAGTTGATGGCGCAGGGCTTCGAGGTGACGCCGAAGATGCTGGCCGAGCGCCTCAACGTCACCGAGCAGGACGTGGTGGAGATGGACCAGCGGCTGGGTCACGACGAGATGTCGTTGGACGCGCCGGTGGGAGGAGAGGACTCGTCGGCGACGAGGATGGACCGTTTCCTGCCGTCGGCGGCGCAGGGGGCCGATGAGCGGCTGGGCAACGAGCAGCTCAAGGCGCTCTTCCGGGAGAAGCTGGGGGAGTTCTCGAAGTCGTTGGAGGGAAAGGAGCGGTTCATCTTCGAGAACCGACTCATCGCGGACGAGCCGCTGACGCTCCAGGACATCGGTGACAAGTACGGGGTGAGTCGCGAGCGGGCGAGGCAGATAGAGGCCGCGCTCATCAACCGGATGCGCGACTACATGCGCGAGCACATTCCGGACTTCGATCTGGTGGCGGTGCCGAAGGGATGAGGTGGGTGGGGAGGTGGGGGGGGACCCTCACCCCTCCTTGCGGGCCACGTGGAGCAGCCACGTGACGTACTGGCTCAGCGGGGCGCGCTCGGGCGTGAGGTCGTTGGCGCCCTGCCACTCGAAGCCGAAGAACCCGCGCTGCTGTTCCCCATTGTCTCGCATGAACAGACGGGGACTGGAGCCCGGAGGCAGCGGATCGAGGTTGGTGGGAGCGTCGTTCAGCTCCAGCGCGTTCTTCAACCGCAGCCAGCGCTCCTTGAGCGGGGGATGGCTGGAATAGAGATAGACGCGAAGGACGCCGTTGTGGAGCGCGTCGACACCGATGTACTGCCGCGTGCCGATGCGCACGGTCCGGTAGGGTGTGTCGCCGCCGGGCTCGGCCCCTGGAGCGGCTCCCGGCCGCAGAACGTCCTCCGTCCACGTCAGGAACATCTCACGGTCCATGGATTCCCTCGGGGCTCGGTCTACTCCATGACTTTGGAGGTGATGATGGAAAACAAGGAGATACTACTTCCGAAGTCCACCGATTGCTACAGGGGAGTGGCGTGGATGGCTTTACTGCTTGCGTAGCAGGTACAGCGCTCCGGCCTGGTCGTCGCTGATGAAGAGGAGCCAGTAGCGCATGCGTGGCAAGCTAACGAGGCGCTCGAGGGGCTCCAATCAGGGCCTCGGGTCTCCGTTACCCACGCTACGAAGCGGGCCCGCTACTGTGCCGAGTAGCGCCGGTGGCGGCCCCGGAAGTGCCGGTCGAGGTAGTCCTCCACCTCGGGTCCACGCGCCTCGCCCGCGGTGGCGAGCAGCGCATGCGCTCCATCCACGACCGAGAGCGCTTCCTCCAGGGACACCTCGCCCTCGGAGAGGGCGGAGAAGAGCTGGCAGTGGTAGCGGCGGCAGCCCTCGGGGCGCTCGGCGTAGGCGGTGCACCGTCGCCCGTCCAGCGCCGCGCAGCGCTGGGGGAGCACGGGCCTTCCGTCCTCTCGCTCCCTCACCGGCAGGCCGAGGGCCTTCAAGGGAGCGACCTCGTCAGGCCGGAGCGGCACGTGGGTGAAGAGCGTGCCGTCGCAGCACAGGCCGCAGCGCAGGCAGAGGGTGGAGAGAGGCATGAGGCGCGTCGACTCCGGGAGCGAGGAGCCCCCTTGCTAGTGGTGGACGACCCGCCGGGCAAGGGCCGCGCCGTACGCCCTACTTCTTGTAGTCGCGGAACGTCGCGACCTCCTCCAACCGGGCGTCGGCGTAACCCCAGTGCTCGACGTCCACACTGTACTGGCCCTTGGCGATCAACATTCCCCGGCAGAGCTTCTTCTTCTCGGGCTCGTTGTGCTGGTCGCGGGCCCGGTCGAGCAGCTCGTCCCAGACCCAGCGGGGCACGTGGTCGCGCTGGCCCGGGTAGCTGAAGCGGTAGAAGGTCAGGTGGGCCAGCAGCACCTCCCAGTGCGGCGTGAACCGCATCATCAGGTGCTTCCAGTCCATCTGCTTGCCGCGGGCGAGGATGAGGTGATTGATGTCCGTGCCGTCGAAGCGCTCGCGCTCGCAGACGAAGGCCTTGGACCAGATGATGTCCTCGGGCGGCGCCACGAGGATGGGCAGGCCGTGGACGACGCCCGGGTTGGACCGGTCGATCCAGTAGTCGTCCACCACCGCCACACCGTTGCCCGAGCTGAAGATGAGGTCGGCGAAGTACTCGTCGTTGGCGTACGCCTTGGCGATCCACACCGGGTCATGCATCTTCGTCTGGAAGCCCATGCTCCCCAGGGCCTCCATCGCGCGCTGCACGTGCTCGCGCTTGAGGAAGATGTCCAGGTCCTTGGTGTCGCGATAGATGCCCGTGTACAGGTGGAGCGCGTAGGCGCCCGCCACCACGAAGGGAATCTCCGCGTTCTTGAGCGTGCTCAGCGCCAGCAGGTGCGCGCCCCGTTCGATGGGTGGGCGCTGATCCGCCTGCATGGGAGGTGGGGCCTTGCTCGGCCTGCTCGTCTGCTCCGGAGATGCCTTCTGGCTGTCCTGCGTCTCCGGCAGCTTGTCGGTATCTTGAACATTCATGGCACGCCCTCGGTGTCCTGCCAGGGAGGTTAGGGTCGGGGGCAGCCGGGGGGCAGGTCAGCGGACGGTGCACCAGCCCGGTCGGCTGCTTTCCAGACGAGGAGAAGAGGTCAGCTCGGGGTGGCCCAGAGGGCCGTTCCGGGCTCGCTTCCATTCACCTGCCGCTCCGCATGGCGGTAGGCGCGAGCCTTGGAGGGCGCATCGACCTTCATCCGCTCCCCACGGGGACCGTGGAGCTCCAGGTGATAGCTCTCTTCCCGCGGCCCTTCGTTCGCGATGCTCCAACCGGCCTGCTTGATGTGTTTCTTGCACACGCGCTCACGTCCTCGCATGGCCAACCCCCTTCCTTTCCTTCGCGGCCGCGGCGCGGCCTTCGTCACGAAGATTCAGGATTTGTCCGCCCGAGCGCGGCTGCATGCCCTGACGGAAGTTTCGGGCTCGGATGCCCGCTCCTCGGCCCGGCGCGTGGTGCGACCCCTGGCACGCCGGACCGAGGCGGTCCCATGGTGAGGCGAGAGGGTTGACATCATGGCACTCCCCAAGCACGTAGACGAAGCAGCCGACCGGCTGCACGAGGCCTTCGCACGAATCGAGGCGGCCCGCGCCGCGCCCACGAGCACGGAGAGCCTGCGCGAATGGCTGACCGCGCTCACCGACTACGCCCAGGCCCTGATGGACCTGCACGAGTTCACCAACGAATCGGTCCACGAGAAGCTGCATGTCCTGGCGGGGCAGCTCAACCTTCGGGCCTTCCCGGAGGAGCCCCTCCGGGAGGCCGAGCCCGCGCAACCTCCAGGGCACTGAGCAGGCCGGGGCGAGCCGTTCGCGTCATGCCCCGCGGCGTGCCGGGATGCCGCCGAAGGGCCAGCGGAAGCCCGGGTGCGGGTGGATGTCCGGTGCCTTGCGCCCCCGCCAGGCCAGGGACTCGCCGGGGCGGAGCAGCAGCGCCTGGGGCCCGTGCCCCACCTGCCGGCGCACCTGCTTCAGGCGCTCGGGGTACGGATCCGCGTCCGGGTTCTCGTCCAGGGTGCTGGCGCCACTCACCGGCTCGCCAGGGTAGCCCGGGTAGCGCGGGCCCATGCCCTCGCGCCAATACCAGGGCGCACCGCCGTCGGCACAGGGCACCACGTAGCGCGCGCCGAGCAGCTCGCCGTAGCGCAGGGCCTCCTCTGGCCCGGCCATGAGCTGCTGCGGTGTGGCGAGCGCGTCCAGGGGCACGTCGACCAGGTAGGCGTCCAGGGTGGTGTAGCCGAAGAAGAGCGGCTTGAGCCGGAAGCCCCGCACACCGCAGAAGAGCACGTCCACGGGTGCCTCCTCGCGCAGCGCGCGGCACACGCCGTCCATGTCTCCGCGCACGTCGTGCCCGGCATCGGCGAAGAAGGCCGCCGAGAAGTCCGGTGTGCGCACCAGCCAGGTGTTCCCCTCGTTGAAGAGGCCCGGGTAGAGGCCCTCGCCGTCGGTGGGCTGCTCGCCGTGGAAGGGCAGGGCGCGCACGGTGATGTCGCCCACCCGCCGCTCCTCGCCCCAGCGCAGGGGCTCGACGCGGGTATACCCGAGCTGCTTCAACCGCAGCACGCAGTCGGTGGAGAAGAGGCTCTCGCGCTCCACCGCGGGCACGAAGATGCGCGTGTCGCGCGGGAGCTGGAGCAGCGAGCCCAGGTGGAAGTGGTCCCCGTGCGAGTGGGTGATGACCACCGCGTCCACCGGGCCGAGGTCCCTCGGTTGCATCGGCTGGTAGTCCGGCCGGTCGAGCCCGCTGGCGGGGCGGAAGTAGGGGTCCACCAGGACTCGGGCCCGGGCGCTCGCCACCAGCACGGTGTTGTGACCGACGAAGAGGGCCCCCGGGGTGGGCACCTCCACCGGGCCCTCGTGGCGGACGAGCCAGCCCACGCTCGACATGTCTGCGAGCAGCTCGCCCACCGCGGGCTCCAGGGCGAGGGCTCGCAGCTCGGCCCGGGTGGCTCCGCGCGCCAGCGAGGCGAAGAGCTCGGCGAGGGCGGGCCACTCGCGGGCCTTCACGGGGAAGTCGAGCCCCCGCTCCTCCTGGCGCAGGTGGAGGATGCGCGGCTTGTGCTTCGCCGCGTCGGGGAACAGCACCTCGTGGCGCAGCGGGTAGCGCCCGCCCCGGCGCCTGCCGCCCTCGCGCAGCGCGGCATAGCGCGGGGTCTCCTCCAGCCAGCGCACCAGGGACTTCGCCTCGCGCAGGGCCCGCTCCGGCCCCAGCTCCGCGAGCCGCTGCTTCAGGGGGACATGGGCCTGCCGCACGGGCCGGGCGGTGGGGCCCTGGATGCTGCAACCCAGGTCCTCATGGTGCTCCGCCTCGGTACGGGCCGAGGCGAGGACGGCCAGGCTGACGCCACGGTGGAGGGTGAGCCGCATGCCTGGAGCAGCTACCAACCCCCGGGGGAAGTGGCCAGCGCATTCGCTGACTGGCTTGCCAGCACGCGCCCTTTCCGCTGATGTTCCCGCGTCCATCGGGATTGTGGGCCGGAGCACCGGGCTGACTCCCGTGGAGCGCTACTTCCCAAATCAGTGTGGAGGGGGACATGAACGACTTTTCCAGGACGGTTTTCGCCATCGCCGTGGGGTGCATCCTGCTCGGCTCGGCGGGTGAGGCGGGCGCGCAGCCCACGAGCCCGTACCGGCAGTACAGCGGCAGCATGTTCGTCAACGGCAACCTCAAGCTCTTCTTCCGCAAGCAGTGGTGGGCCCATGACTTGCGGGAGCAGGGGAGGAACACCGCCGGGGGGCGCCAGGCCCTCGTGGGCACCGAGGAGGCTTCCGGCATCCTGCAGGTGAAGCTGCCGCTCGCGGTGTCGTCGTTCCGCTCGGTGGGCGGGCCCATCGTGCCCCGCCGGCTGGCCGCGGGCCTCCAGGACATCGACGAGGAGCACCGTCAGTCGCTCGAGACCTCCTTCAGCTCGCTGCTGAAGGGCTATGAGCAGCACCTGGATCGGAACGACGAACAGCGATTGAAGAACAACCTCGCCGGGGCCTTCAGCTTCCTCTTCGCGTCTGCCTATCTGGCGCTCAAGAACCAGGAGCTGAGCGACGAGCAGCGCGAGAGCATGCTGGAGCAGCTCAACGATGGCATCGCCATGGCGCTCAAGGAGCGGCGGCTGTCGGATCGCGACAAGCAGGAGATGTATGAGTCGGTGGTGCTCGCGGGCACCATCGTCCGAGGGCTCTACGCCGAGGGGCGCGACAAGGGCCGCCCGGAGCAGCTGAAGCTGGCGCGGGAGCTGGGCAAGGACCTGCTGGAGCAGATGCTGGGCCTGACCCTGGACAAGGTGCGCGTCGATGGCGACAGCGTGAGGCTCGACTGACGCGCGGTGGGAGCGCGTAGCCTCGGGGGCAACGGCTTCCGCCAACGCCTGGCGCACCTCGTTCCGACTGTGATTGTCTTTGGGCGAGCGATGTCGGCTTCCGTCCCGCCTTCGGGGGCGGGTGGGAAGGAGCCCGCCCCTCGGGGAGCGCTCAGCGCCAGGGGCGCGAGATGACGCAGGCGTTGATGCCGCCCACGCCCATGGACAGCTTGCCGGCGCAGCCCTGGGGCGCGGCCACCGCCTTGTCGAAGACGTAGCGGCTGTGCAGCTGGCCGAGCCCCTTGTTGAGTTCCGGCTCGGACAGCGGGGTGGGGAACACCTGGCCCCGGGCATAGCCGAGGTACTGGGCCGTCAGCTCCCAGCCGCCACCGGCGCCCATGCCGTGGCCGAAGGTGCCCTTGCGCGCCGTCACCAGCACCGTCTCGGGCAGCACCGCGCGCAGCGTCTCCATCTCCAGCACGTCGCCCGGGGTAGCGGTGGCGTGCAGGTCCCAGCTGCCCACCTCGGCGGGCGTCACGCCCGCGGACTGCAGCGCCTCGTGGATGGCCACGGAGGGCCCCTCCTTCGAGGGCGTGATGATGTGGTCCGCGTCCGCGGTGACTCCCACGGTGATGGGCTCCATGCCCAGCGGCTTGAAGCCCTTGGCGGTGAAGTACTCCAGGTCCCCGAGGATCCACACCACCGAGCCGCCGGCCACGTGCGTGCCGCGCAGCTGCGTGAGCGGCTTGGACACCGCGCCGTCCGCGCTCACCACGCGCGCGTTGTAGAAGCCACCCACCGTGAGC
This is a stretch of genomic DNA from Archangium violaceum. It encodes these proteins:
- a CDS encoding sigma-70 family RNA polymerase sigma factor — encoded protein: MANGRKKTGGTGTRTRAKRPAAAPPPEEAEAVEAESSEPEPESLEPAPEELEEVEAEVEESPKVPARALVRAGESGLARADPLQAYMAEVTRHPLLTREEETALARHYRDTGDVQAAYRLVAANLRLVVKLAHEYHRNPLSLLDLVQEGNIGLMQAVKKYDPERGVKLSSYAAWWIRAYILRYIMDNWKMVKLGTTEAQRKLFFKLRQEQEKLMAQGFEVTPKMLAERLNVTEQDVVEMDQRLGHDEMSLDAPVGGEDSSATRMDRFLPSAAQGADERLGNEQLKALFREKLGEFSKSLEGKERFIFENRLIADEPLTLQDIGDKYGVSRERARQIEAALINRMRDYMREHIPDFDLVAVPKG
- a CDS encoding YkgJ family cysteine cluster protein, encoding MPLSTLCLRCGLCCDGTLFTHVPLRPDEVAPLKALGLPVREREDGRPVLPQRCAALDGRRCTAYAERPEGCRRYHCQLFSALSEGEVSLEEALSVVDGAHALLATAGEARGPEVEDYLDRHFRGRHRRYSAQ
- a CDS encoding nucleotidyltransferase, with the protein product MNVQDTDKLPETQDSQKASPEQTSRPSKAPPPMQADQRPPIERGAHLLALSTLKNAEIPFVVAGAYALHLYTGIYRDTKDLDIFLKREHVQRAMEALGSMGFQTKMHDPVWIAKAYANDEYFADLIFSSGNGVAVVDDYWIDRSNPGVVHGLPILVAPPEDIIWSKAFVCERERFDGTDINHLILARGKQMDWKHLMMRFTPHWEVLLAHLTFYRFSYPGQRDHVPRWVWDELLDRARDQHNEPEKKKLCRGMLIAKGQYSVDVEHWGYADARLEEVATFRDYKK
- a CDS encoding helix-turn-helix domain-containing protein, which codes for MRSSSPSAEDASGHLQGLARRIRALRERRGLTQEDFAARSGISVSFASLLERGERSPSYETLVQVAGALQVPLAELFRVEEDEVAGAHRLVEFARARRLMRADVDRLLAVAEAMFTERAPGEVLVEEAPRCKEPDCGRPVLAKELCVAHYHRARRAKPAKPTP
- a CDS encoding DUF6683 family protein, whose amino-acid sequence is MNDFSRTVFAIAVGCILLGSAGEAGAQPTSPYRQYSGSMFVNGNLKLFFRKQWWAHDLREQGRNTAGGRQALVGTEEASGILQVKLPLAVSSFRSVGGPIVPRRLAAGLQDIDEEHRQSLETSFSSLLKGYEQHLDRNDEQRLKNNLAGAFSFLFASAYLALKNQELSDEQRESMLEQLNDGIAMALKERRLSDRDKQEMYESVVLAGTIVRGLYAEGRDKGRPEQLKLARELGKDLLEQMLGLTLDKVRVDGDSVRLD
- a CDS encoding MBL fold metallo-hydrolase, which encodes MRLTLHRGVSLAVLASARTEAEHHEDLGCSIQGPTARPVRQAHVPLKQRLAELGPERALREAKSLVRWLEETPRYAALREGGRRRGGRYPLRHEVLFPDAAKHKPRILHLRQEERGLDFPVKAREWPALAELFASLARGATRAELRALALEPAVGELLADMSSVGWLVRHEGPVEVPTPGALFVGHNTVLVASARARVLVDPYFRPASGLDRPDYQPMQPRDLGPVDAVVITHSHGDHFHLGSLLQLPRDTRIFVPAVERESLFSTDCVLRLKQLGYTRVEPLRWGEERRVGDITVRALPFHGEQPTDGEGLYPGLFNEGNTWLVRTPDFSAAFFADAGHDVRGDMDGVCRALREEAPVDVLFCGVRGFRLKPLFFGYTTLDAYLVDVPLDALATPQQLMAGPEEALRYGELLGARYVVPCADGGAPWYWREGMGPRYPGYPGEPVSGASTLDENPDADPYPERLKQVRRQVGHGPQALLLRPGESLAWRGRKAPDIHPHPGFRWPFGGIPARRGA
- a CDS encoding DEAD/DEAH box helicase, producing the protein MSDIQPPEQPETTAEAPTRPAEYVADVSFDDLNLSEPLRRGITERGYTHPTPVQAKAFRPVMEGRDLIVRSKTGTGKTAAFGLPLLEKISAEDKRVRALILCPTRELALQVSEELSALGKHKGVKVAAIYGGASMKQQEDALEEGTQIIVGTPGRVFDHINRGNLKLEACSHAVLDEADEMLNQGFYEEVTRILDRLPKDRQVLLFSATVPTDIQNLIARYTTNAETLLLSGDVFTVEHIHHIRYDVSDAFPKPRNLIYVLEAEEPHNAIIFCNTRDDTALVTAVLNRNGFDADLLNGDLPQKERERVMGKVKRGEVAFMVATDIAARGIDISGLEYVINYSLPEDPAVYLHRVGRTGRIGNKGTAINLFSGRELATYSVLEKKFGIKFEKREMPAPEEAMRLWAERHVREIREAASGSIFEGFLPLAAQLKGRADADDLVAFLLKYFFSHLRMEKAQAAGETEREPQQERKPEGRRKERERGERPRDRERDRDKPRREERREGRAEPSGESRERGERAERGDKRRRERGERGPAGQEAAPGEVKLWVNLGTDDGLGPGSIVTALEEAGAPANKVVRADLKPGFAYVFIAQEDLAAFEALTGKPYKDKALKVEKSRPRGERDPNRPPPSPDAGPGEVKLKFNLGMDDGLDEAKFIAALEAAGAPAGKVNKAVLRPHYGYAYVPEAEAQAFEALDGKQHGEKALKVDRHRPRGFRERPPRPERPERQESTPEVPGQARLWVGLGRSDGLDEAALTSALEGLGAPAGKVQRVELKPTYAYVFIADEDVPAFEALNGKQHGEKTLKLERARRR